In Marmota flaviventris isolate mMarFla1 chromosome 15, mMarFla1.hap1, whole genome shotgun sequence, a single window of DNA contains:
- the Cebpd gene encoding CCAAT/enhancer-binding protein delta, with protein MSAALFSLDGPARGAPWPAEPAPFYEPGRAGKPGRGAESGALGEPGAAAPAMYDDESAIDFSAYIDSMAAVPTLELCHDELFADLFNSNHKAGGAGGASGLELLPGGPARPPGPGPAVPRPLKREPDWGDSDAPGSLLPAQVAACAQTVVSLATSAQPTPPTSPEPPRSSPGPSPAPGPAREKGSGKRGPDRGSPEYRQRRERNNIAVRKSRDKAKRRNQEMQQKLVELSAENEKLHQRVEQLTRDLAGLRQFFKQLPSPSFLTSAGAADCR; from the coding sequence ATGAGCGCCGCGCTCTTCAGCCTGGACGGCCCAGCGCGCGGCGCGCCCTGGCCCGCGGAGCCCGCGCCCTTCTACGAGCCAGGCCGGGCGGGCAAGCCGGGACGCGGGGCCGAGTCCGGGGCCCTGGGGGAGCCGGGCGCCGCCGCCCCTGCCATGTACGACGACGAGAGCGCCATCGATTTCAGCGCCTACATCGACTCCATGGCCGCCGTGCCCACCTTGGAGCTGTGCCACGACGAGCTCTTCGCGGACCTCTTCAACAGCAACCATAAGGCGGGCGGCGCGGGCGGCGCGAGCGGCCTGGAGCTACTGCCCGGCGGCCCCGCGCGGCCGCCCGGCCCTGGCCCCGCTGTCCCGCGCCCGCTCAAGCGGGAACCTGACTGGGGCGACAGTGACGCGCCCGGCTCGTTGCTGCCCGCGCAGGTGGCCGCGTGCGCGCAGACGGTGGTGAGCCTGGCGACCTCCGCGCAACCCACACCGCCCACGTCTCCGGAGCCGCCGCGAAGCAGCCCGGGTCCGAGCCCGGCGCCGGGTCCTGCCCGAGAAAAAGGCTCCGGCAAGAGGGGCCCCGACCGCGGCAGCCCGGAGTACCGACAGCGACGCGAGCGCAACAACATCGCGGTGCGCAAGAGTCGTGACAAGGCCAAGCGACGCAACCAGGAGATGCAGCAGAAGCTGGTGGAGTTGTCGGCGGAGAACGAGAAACTGCACCAGCGCGTGGAGCAGCTCACGCGGGACCTGGCCGGCCTCCGGCAGTTCTTCAAACAGCTGCCCAGCCCGTCCTTCCTGACGTCCGCCGGGGCCGCCGACTGCCGGTAA